The following coding sequences are from one Candidatus Nitrosopumilus sp. SW window:
- the purE gene encoding 5-(carboxyamino)imidazole ribonucleotide mutase, which yields MTYSKKPLVGIIMGSSSDSRIMKGAAEIFDEFKVKHEDQIISAHRTPSRLAEYAQHAEKMGFKIIIAGAGGAAHLPGMIASHTVIPVIGVPILVYNDKHPKKTDTAKFSAFGGLDSLLSITEMPSGSPVVSVGVNKAGNAAIYAMKILANEFPELQKKLKQHKSDQHKSVLKESEQMKKQGLTEFTKKKFK from the coding sequence ATGACATATTCAAAAAAACCTCTTGTTGGAATAATTATGGGATCAAGTTCTGATAGTAGAATTATGAAAGGTGCTGCAGAAATATTTGATGAATTTAAAGTCAAACATGAAGATCAAATTATTTCTGCACATAGAACTCCTTCAAGATTAGCAGAGTATGCACAACATGCTGAAAAGATGGGATTCAAAATAATCATTGCAGGAGCTGGAGGTGCAGCACATCTTCCTGGCATGATAGCATCACACACAGTTATCCCAGTAATCGGGGTTCCAATACTGGTCTATAATGATAAACATCCAAAGAAAACAGACACAGCAAAATTTTCTGCCTTTGGAGGATTGGATTCATTGTTGTCCATCACCGAAATGCCCTCTGGTTCACCTGTTGTTTCAGTGGGAGTTAACAAAGCTGGAAATGCAGCAATATATGCAATGAAAATACTTGCAAACGAATTTCCAGAATTACAAAAGAAACTCAAACAGCACAAATCAGATCAACATAAATCCGTTCTAAAAGAATCTGAACAAATGAAAAAACAAGGATTAACAGAATTTACAAAAAAGAAATTCAAATAA
- a CDS encoding 5-(carboxyamino)imidazole ribonucleotide synthase, whose translation MAKILGIIGGGQLGMMIAEAAKKMPEEVSKIIVLDPTENCPAAQVGAEQIIADFKDKDAIVALSEKSDIITYEIESGDSQVLKSVEKNAEINPSPETLHTIQDKFLQKTFLKEHNIPVPEFIEISDIDDVKEGLKKFGYPALLKARRDAYDGRGNFKIDSEEMIQIAYDYFKGQKLMLEKFVPFKMEVSVIAARNTKGEIKTFPLVENIHEENILRETIAPARVSEEVTKNAEKIASQTMDVLKGAGVFGIEMFVTQDDQIVINEIAPRVHNSGHHTLQSSETSQFEQHLRAILGLELGSTKLLHPTIMYNILGTKTFEGEYKPLEIPDENLFLKMYGKKISKPMRKLGHFNLIATDNESINDLLVKLESIKPRAVVQSA comes from the coding sequence ATGGCAAAGATTCTGGGAATTATTGGCGGAGGTCAACTTGGAATGATGATAGCAGAGGCTGCAAAAAAGATGCCTGAAGAGGTATCAAAAATCATTGTGTTAGATCCGACTGAAAACTGTCCTGCAGCTCAAGTTGGTGCCGAGCAAATTATTGCAGATTTCAAAGACAAAGATGCCATAGTTGCACTATCTGAAAAATCAGATATCATCACATATGAAATAGAATCAGGAGATAGTCAAGTACTAAAATCTGTTGAAAAGAATGCAGAGATCAATCCATCTCCAGAAACACTACATACAATTCAAGACAAATTTTTACAAAAAACTTTTCTTAAAGAACACAACATTCCAGTTCCGGAATTTATAGAAATTTCAGATATTGACGACGTTAAAGAAGGTTTGAAAAAATTTGGATATCCCGCATTACTAAAAGCAAGACGAGATGCATATGATGGACGAGGTAATTTTAAAATCGATTCAGAGGAAATGATCCAAATAGCTTATGATTACTTTAAAGGTCAAAAATTAATGTTAGAGAAATTTGTGCCATTTAAAATGGAAGTATCTGTAATTGCAGCTAGAAATACCAAAGGTGAAATCAAAACATTTCCACTAGTGGAAAACATTCATGAAGAAAATATTTTACGTGAGACAATTGCTCCCGCAAGAGTTTCTGAAGAAGTAACAAAAAATGCAGAAAAAATTGCTAGTCAAACTATGGATGTTCTCAAAGGAGCAGGGGTATTTGGAATTGAAATGTTTGTTACTCAAGATGATCAAATTGTAATTAATGAGATTGCCCCAAGAGTACATAATTCAGGACATCATACTTTACAATCAAGTGAAACCTCTCAATTTGAACAACATTTACGTGCAATTTTGGGATTAGAACTTGGCAGTACCAAACTTTTACATCCTACTATTATGTACAATATACTTGGAACAAAAACCTTTGAAGGTGAATACAAGCCATTAGAAATTCCTGATGAAAATCTATTTTTGAAAATGTATGGGAAGAAAATTTCAAAACCTATGAGAAAATTAGGTCATTTTAACCTCATTGCAACTGATAACGAATCAATTAATGATCTATTAGTGAAATTAGAATCCATAAAACCTAGGGCAGTAGTTCAATCAGCCTAA
- a CDS encoding iron-containing alcohol dehydrogenase — MLTDREIAIYALGKTEGVHSIAETLGKGLDDEKYIESWNKTMKLLGIELSLKELEKIYKEFAEKMEQVVDNSESKNKDSMGKKTQKIK; from the coding sequence ATGCTAACTGACCGAGAAATAGCCATTTATGCTCTGGGAAAAACAGAAGGAGTTCATTCGATAGCTGAAACTTTAGGAAAAGGTCTGGATGATGAAAAATACATTGAATCTTGGAATAAAACTATGAAGTTACTAGGAATTGAACTATCCTTAAAAGAATTAGAAAAAATTTACAAGGAATTTGCTGAGAAGATGGAGCAAGTAGTGGATAACTCAGAATCAAAAAATAAAGACAGTATGGGTAAGAAAACTCAAAAAATAAAATAG
- a CDS encoding nucleotidyltransferase family protein — protein MKAIILAGGRGKRLKPVTDYVPKPLVPIKNIPIIEWQIRYLKKFGINEVIICTGYKTEMIENHLNMKDIGIKIKFSIEKSPLGTGGAIKKAGKMIKEKSFFVLNGDTITNIDLKKLEKKKNAIASIELRTKYGILETNADKILNFREKKEISDTWMNAGIYHLEKTILKELPDKGDIEKTVFPKYAKKGILNTVKFKNSKWYSVDSFKDMEECALEIEKIIK, from the coding sequence TTGAAAGCAATAATTTTGGCGGGTGGACGTGGAAAAAGACTAAAACCAGTAACAGATTATGTTCCAAAACCTCTTGTCCCAATAAAGAATATTCCAATAATAGAGTGGCAAATAAGATATCTGAAAAAATTTGGAATCAATGAAGTTATCATTTGTACAGGGTATAAAACAGAAATGATTGAAAACCATTTGAATATGAAAGATATTGGAATCAAAATAAAATTTTCAATTGAAAAATCACCGTTAGGCACTGGAGGAGCTATCAAGAAAGCAGGAAAGATGATTAAAGAAAAATCTTTTTTTGTATTAAATGGAGATACAATTACAAACATTGATTTAAAAAAACTGGAAAAAAAGAAAAATGCAATTGCATCTATAGAGTTGAGAACAAAGTATGGAATTTTGGAAACTAATGCCGACAAGATTTTAAATTTTAGAGAGAAAAAAGAAATCTCGGACACCTGGATGAATGCGGGAATTTACCATCTAGAAAAAACAATTCTAAAAGAACTTCCAGATAAAGGAGATATTGAAAAAACAGTTTTTCCAAAATATGCCAAAAAAGGCATTTTAAATACAGTCAAATTCAAAAATTCAAAATGGTATTCTGTAGATTCATTCAAAGATATGGAAGAATGCGCATTAGAAATAGAGAAAATAATAAAATAG
- a CDS encoding LLM class flavin-dependent oxidoreductase, with product MRIACSLGSMLSINEVLNCAEKIAKTNSDAIWVPETWGMENFSMLSAVSSRTSAQKIGSSIINIYSRSPAAIAMGAVTVDTLSEGRLILGLGTSSLPIVETFHGYEFEKPLQRMKEYVEIIKLITSGKPINYSGNIFNLKNFTLLIKPQRESIPIYIAAVNQKMVDLTWEIGDGVIFYLRPKNEMKETIQKMQSKRKIDVTCQIITCVSENSDEAIERAKKTLSFYISVGKIYREFLAENGFENETSNIFEEFKKSGFASNHELVSDSMLKELTICGTPEDCKKQLDSFRQTGIDLPIIQFNPVGDTMKSFELLQKTFLD from the coding sequence ATGCGTATTGCATGCAGTTTAGGCTCAATGCTTTCAATAAATGAAGTTCTAAATTGTGCTGAAAAGATAGCAAAAACCAATTCAGATGCAATTTGGGTGCCTGAAACATGGGGAATGGAGAATTTCTCAATGCTAAGTGCCGTATCTAGCAGGACATCTGCCCAAAAAATTGGTTCATCAATAATTAACATCTATTCTCGCAGCCCAGCAGCAATTGCCATGGGTGCAGTTACTGTAGATACCTTATCTGAAGGAAGGTTGATTCTAGGCCTTGGAACTAGTAGCCTGCCAATTGTAGAAACTTTTCATGGATATGAATTTGAAAAACCATTACAAAGAATGAAGGAATATGTGGAAATAATCAAACTGATAACTTCTGGAAAACCAATTAATTATTCTGGAAATATTTTCAATTTGAAAAATTTTACATTATTGATCAAACCTCAAAGAGAATCAATTCCAATATACATTGCAGCAGTTAATCAAAAAATGGTTGATTTGACATGGGAAATTGGAGACGGTGTGATTTTTTATCTTAGGCCAAAAAATGAAATGAAAGAAACAATTCAAAAAATGCAATCAAAAAGAAAAATTGATGTCACGTGTCAAATAATCACTTGTGTTTCAGAAAATTCAGATGAAGCAATAGAACGTGCAAAAAAAACACTATCATTTTACATATCTGTTGGTAAAATATATAGAGAATTTTTAGCAGAAAATGGATTTGAAAATGAAACATCAAACATATTTGAAGAGTTTAAAAAATCAGGTTTTGCATCTAATCATGAATTGGTATCGGATTCGATGCTGAAAGAACTAACTATCTGTGGAACTCCTGAAGACTGTAAAAAACAACTTGATAGTTTTAGACAAACAGGAATTGATTTGCCAATAATACAATTTAATCCTGTAGGAGACACTATGAAATCTTTTGAACTATTACAAAAAACATTTTTGGATTAG
- a CDS encoding thiolase family protein, translated as MNKVGIAAYGITPFTKEDKKIETVLFESAKNLFENNLNIQKDEIDAVLVSTNNNSKYLAPVLSETLEIQPKTAHSIENLCNSGTNSIVSAYSYIASGLADMVLVSGAERYDSPGQILEWDNSRGEFKHPIFWASIFTSSYKRKFSVTDEELAMVSVKNHKQAQNNPNALSKKMYSVQDVINSKKITKDIRLLDCSRSCTGSASIILASENIMKKITEQPIWISGIGQKTISAGFTKNESFYSMESTKTATHAALQMADKKIQDVDVAEVHDAFSVCEPMALEALGLSNPGKGSMLVKELYETNNLKINPRGGLIGCGHPLGATGIAQTIEITQQLQHNAKNRQVENANVGLVHNMSAAATSSTILVLEK; from the coding sequence ATGAACAAGGTAGGAATTGCAGCATATGGAATCACTCCATTTACAAAAGAAGACAAAAAAATAGAAACAGTACTTTTTGAATCTGCCAAAAACCTTTTTGAGAACAATCTCAATATACAAAAAGACGAGATAGATGCAGTACTTGTATCCACAAATAACAATTCAAAATATTTAGCTCCTGTTTTGTCTGAAACCCTTGAAATTCAACCAAAAACTGCTCATTCTATAGAGAATTTGTGTAATTCAGGTACCAATTCCATAGTTTCGGCATATTCGTACATTGCCTCAGGCTTGGCAGACATGGTATTGGTAAGTGGTGCTGAAAGATATGATAGTCCTGGTCAGATTTTAGAGTGGGATAATTCTAGAGGAGAATTTAAACATCCAATATTTTGGGCATCAATTTTTACGAGTTCCTATAAACGCAAATTCTCTGTAACTGATGAAGAACTGGCAATGGTTTCAGTGAAAAATCACAAACAAGCTCAAAATAATCCAAACGCACTTTCAAAAAAAATGTATTCTGTTCAAGATGTTATAAATTCCAAAAAAATCACCAAAGATATCCGATTGCTTGATTGTTCAAGATCATGTACTGGAAGTGCATCAATTATCTTGGCATCAGAAAACATTATGAAAAAAATTACTGAACAACCAATCTGGATTTCTGGAATAGGACAAAAAACAATTTCTGCAGGATTTACAAAAAATGAATCATTTTATTCTATGGAATCAACCAAAACAGCAACTCATGCAGCATTACAGATGGCAGATAAAAAAATTCAAGACGTTGATGTAGCAGAAGTACATGATGCCTTTTCTGTATGTGAGCCAATGGCCTTAGAAGCACTTGGATTATCTAATCCGGGCAAAGGCTCGATGCTGGTCAAAGAACTTTATGAGACAAATAATCTTAAGATTAATCCCCGTGGAGGACTGATAGGGTGTGGACACCCACTTGGAGCAACAGGAATTGCACAAACAATTGAAATCACACAACAATTACAACACAATGCAAAAAATAGACAAGTAGAAAATGCAAATGTCGGCCTAGTTCACAACATGTCAGCCGCAGCAACATCTTCAACAATTTTGGTGTTAGAAAAATGA
- a CDS encoding resolvase, giving the protein MRSKIITVSKLSKKTKTNNQKAAKTRRQRGYQWEDTLVKRFNSASNWKAFRLGSPSIALPDVLAVNTENSTIFTIEAKSGTSTSLPVPFDQIERCLEWVKTFDIYKKRQVLLAFKFLSKKRLGVGKYESRELREFYKIWDETLDITDCVCTYEGKIYAKIDGSRKELNLQECNMPFKTKQRK; this is encoded by the coding sequence ATGCGTTCAAAAATAATAACGGTATCAAAATTATCAAAAAAAACTAAAACGAATAATCAAAAAGCTGCAAAAACACGTAGACAAAGAGGGTATCAATGGGAAGACACATTGGTTAAAAGATTCAACAGTGCTTCGAATTGGAAGGCATTTCGATTAGGATCTCCCAGTATTGCTTTGCCTGATGTTTTGGCAGTTAATACTGAAAATAGCACAATTTTTACCATTGAGGCAAAATCTGGAACAAGTACTTCACTACCAGTTCCATTTGATCAGATTGAGAGATGTTTGGAATGGGTAAAGACGTTTGACATTTACAAAAAAAGACAGGTATTGTTAGCATTCAAATTTCTATCTAAGAAAAGATTGGGAGTAGGCAAATACGAAAGTCGAGAACTAAGAGAGTTTTACAAAATTTGGGATGAAACATTAGATATTACTGACTGTGTGTGCACATATGAAGGAAAAATTTATGCTAAAATAGACGGTTCGAGAAAAGAACTCAATCTTCAAGAATGTAATATGCCTTTTAAAACAAAGCAGCGTAAATAG